The Astatotilapia calliptera chromosome 2, fAstCal1.2, whole genome shotgun sequence genome includes a window with the following:
- the arr3b gene encoding arrestin 3b, retinal (X-arrestin) isoform X2 has translation MSKVFKKTSGNGTIALYLGKRDFVDNVDSVEIVEGVVKVDPSGLNNRKVYVYLACAFRYGSDDLDVIGLTFRRDIWLHRIQVYPPTGGSEAKSPMMESLLKKVGEQGHAFSFQMPPNLPCSVSLQPGLNDSGKACGVDFEIKAYIANAPDNPDEVIQKKDTCRLMIRKIQFAPANNKAGAKADLSKQFMMSDKPVHLEASLEKEVYYHGDPITVKVQINNETNKTVKKIKISVNQLTSVVLYSSDTYVKEVCAQEFGETVNAISTFEKSFQVTPLLANNKEKRGLAVDGRLKDQDTNLASTTLSQGEKEMQGIIISYKVKVTLTVSSGGLLGGLTGRDVVVELPVTLMSPKPAEVSDITVNTTDG, from the exons ATGTCCAA agTATTTAAGAAGACCAGTGGGAATGGAACT ATTGCCTTGTACTTGGGGAAAAGGGACTTTGTGGACAATGTGGATTCAGTAGAAATAGTTG AAGGGGTAGTTAAAGTGGATCCTTCTGGTCTTAACAACAGAAAAG TGTATGTCTATCTTGCTTGTGCCTTCCGCTATGGAAGTGATGACTTGGATGTCATCGGACTGACCTTCAGAAGGGACATCTGGCTACATCGCATTCAGGTGTATCCACCTACGGGTGGCAGCGAAGCTAAATCCCCAATGATGGAATCCCTCTTGAAAAAAGTTGGAGAGCAGGGGCACGCCTTTTCCTTCCAG atGCCACCAAATCTTCCATGCTCAGTTTCCTTACAGCCTGGGCTAAATGATTCCGGCAAG GCTTGCGGTGTGGACTTTGAGATTAAAGCATACATTGCCAACGCACCTGACAATCCAGATGAAGTCATTCAAAAAAA GGATACTTGTCGTCTGATGATTCGTAAAATACAGTTCGCCCCAGCTAACAACAAGGCCGGAGCCAAGGCTGATCTATCCAAGCAGTTTATGATGAGTGACAAACCAGTGCACTTGGAGGcttcccttgaaaaagag GTTTATTACCATGGAGATCCAATAACCGTTAAAGTGCAAATCAACAATGAAACCAACAAGACTGTGAAGAAAATCAAAATCTCAG TTAACCAGCTCACAAGTGTGGTCCTCTACTCATCTGACACTTATGTCAAGGAAGTCTGTGCTCAAGAGTTTGG AGAGACCGTAAATGCCATCTCTACATTTGAGAAGTCCTTCCAAGTAACCCCCCTGCTTgccaacaacaaagaaaagcgAGGTCTTGCAGTCGATGGACGTCTAAAAGATCAGGACACCAACTTAGCATCCACAACGCT GAGTCAAGGAGAGAAGGAGATGCAGGGAATTATTATCTCCTACAAAGTCAAGGTCACTCTTACAGTTTCGAGTGGAGG CTTGCTGGGTGGTTTGACAGGACG TGATGTTGTCGTGGAACTTCCTGTGACACTGATGTCCCCAAAGCCTGCAG AAGT GTCAGATATCACAGTTAACACCACGGATGGTTGA
- the rab41 gene encoding ras-related protein Rab-41 isoform X5, translating to MSTTTGGGEFGNPLRKFKLVFLGEQSVGKTSLITRFMYDSFDNTYQATIGIDFLSKTMYLEDRTVRLQLWDTAGQERFRSLIPSYIRDSTIAVVVYDITNLNSFQQTSKWIDDVRTERGSDVIIMLVGNKTDLADKRQVSVEAAERKARELNVMYIETSAKAGYNVKQTDHHGGGRAES from the exons atGTCAACCACGACCGGCGGCGGAGAGTTTGGCAACCCCTTACGAAAGTTCAAGCTCGTCTTTCTGGGCGAACAGAGTG TTGGGAAAACCTCACTCATCACCAGGTTTATGTATGACAGTTTTGACAACACTTACCAG GCAACAATTGGCATTGACTTTTTGTCAAAAACTATGTATCTGGAAGATCGCACG GTCCGGCTCCAGCTTTGGGACACTGCTGGACAGGAGCGTTTTCGTAGCCTAATTCCCAGCTACATCCGTGACTCTACCATTGCTGTGGTTGTTTATGACATCACCA ATCTTAATTCTTTCCAGCAAACCTCAAAGTGGATTGATGATGTTAGAACAGAgagaggaagtgatgtcattatcATGCTCGTCGGGAACAAAACAGACTTAGCGGATAAAAG GCAAGTTTCTGTTGAGGCGGCAGAGAGGAAAGCTCGTGAGCTCAATGTGATGTACATAGAGACCAGTGCCAAGGCTGGCTATAACGTCAAACAG ACAGATCACCACGGAGGAGGGCGAGCAGAGAGCTAA
- the arr3b gene encoding arrestin 3b, retinal (X-arrestin) isoform X3, which yields MSKVFKKTSGNGTIALYLGKRDFVDNVDSVEIVEGVVKVDPSGLNNRKVYVYLACAFRYGSDDLDVIGLTFRRDIWLHRIQVYPPTGGSEAKSPMMESLLKKVGEQGHAFSFQMPPNLPCSVSLQPGLNDSGKACGVDFEIKAYIANAPDNPDEVIQKKDTCRLMIRKIQFAPANNKAGAKADLSKQFMMSDKPVHLEASLEKEVYYHGDPITVKVQINNETNKTVKKIKISVNQLTSVVLYSSDTYVKEVCAQEFGETVNAISTFEKSFQVTPLLANNKEKRGLAVDGRLKDQDTNLASTTLSQGEKEMQGIIISYKVKVTLTVSSGGLLGGLTGRDVVVELPVTLMSPKPAEVKLD from the exons ATGTCCAA agTATTTAAGAAGACCAGTGGGAATGGAACT ATTGCCTTGTACTTGGGGAAAAGGGACTTTGTGGACAATGTGGATTCAGTAGAAATAGTTG AAGGGGTAGTTAAAGTGGATCCTTCTGGTCTTAACAACAGAAAAG TGTATGTCTATCTTGCTTGTGCCTTCCGCTATGGAAGTGATGACTTGGATGTCATCGGACTGACCTTCAGAAGGGACATCTGGCTACATCGCATTCAGGTGTATCCACCTACGGGTGGCAGCGAAGCTAAATCCCCAATGATGGAATCCCTCTTGAAAAAAGTTGGAGAGCAGGGGCACGCCTTTTCCTTCCAG atGCCACCAAATCTTCCATGCTCAGTTTCCTTACAGCCTGGGCTAAATGATTCCGGCAAG GCTTGCGGTGTGGACTTTGAGATTAAAGCATACATTGCCAACGCACCTGACAATCCAGATGAAGTCATTCAAAAAAA GGATACTTGTCGTCTGATGATTCGTAAAATACAGTTCGCCCCAGCTAACAACAAGGCCGGAGCCAAGGCTGATCTATCCAAGCAGTTTATGATGAGTGACAAACCAGTGCACTTGGAGGcttcccttgaaaaagag GTTTATTACCATGGAGATCCAATAACCGTTAAAGTGCAAATCAACAATGAAACCAACAAGACTGTGAAGAAAATCAAAATCTCAG TTAACCAGCTCACAAGTGTGGTCCTCTACTCATCTGACACTTATGTCAAGGAAGTCTGTGCTCAAGAGTTTGG AGAGACCGTAAATGCCATCTCTACATTTGAGAAGTCCTTCCAAGTAACCCCCCTGCTTgccaacaacaaagaaaagcgAGGTCTTGCAGTCGATGGACGTCTAAAAGATCAGGACACCAACTTAGCATCCACAACGCT GAGTCAAGGAGAGAAGGAGATGCAGGGAATTATTATCTCCTACAAAGTCAAGGTCACTCTTACAGTTTCGAGTGGAGG CTTGCTGGGTGGTTTGACAGGACG TGATGTTGTCGTGGAACTTCCTGTGACACTGATGTCCCCAAAGCCTGCAG AAGT CAAATTGGATTAA
- the arr3b gene encoding arrestin 3b, retinal (X-arrestin) isoform X1 produces MSKVFKKTSGNGTIALYLGKRDFVDNVDSVEIVEGVVKVDPSGLNNRKVYVYLACAFRYGSDDLDVIGLTFRRDIWLHRIQVYPPTGGSEAKSPMMESLLKKVGEQGHAFSFQMPPNLPCSVSLQPGLNDSGKACGVDFEIKAYIANAPDNPDEVIQKKDTCRLMIRKIQFAPANNKAGAKADLSKQFMMSDKPVHLEASLEKEVYYHGDPITVKVQINNETNKTVKKIKISVNQLTSVVLYSSDTYVKEVCAQEFGETVNAISTFEKSFQVTPLLANNKEKRGLAVDGRLKDQDTNLASTTLSQGEKEMQGIIISYKVKVTLTVSSGGLLGGLTGRDVVVELPVTLMSPKPAGQISQLTPRMVEAASQGKSSLMQRTQNTKELIISKEEHKCSNFPCIYSILL; encoded by the exons ATGTCCAA agTATTTAAGAAGACCAGTGGGAATGGAACT ATTGCCTTGTACTTGGGGAAAAGGGACTTTGTGGACAATGTGGATTCAGTAGAAATAGTTG AAGGGGTAGTTAAAGTGGATCCTTCTGGTCTTAACAACAGAAAAG TGTATGTCTATCTTGCTTGTGCCTTCCGCTATGGAAGTGATGACTTGGATGTCATCGGACTGACCTTCAGAAGGGACATCTGGCTACATCGCATTCAGGTGTATCCACCTACGGGTGGCAGCGAAGCTAAATCCCCAATGATGGAATCCCTCTTGAAAAAAGTTGGAGAGCAGGGGCACGCCTTTTCCTTCCAG atGCCACCAAATCTTCCATGCTCAGTTTCCTTACAGCCTGGGCTAAATGATTCCGGCAAG GCTTGCGGTGTGGACTTTGAGATTAAAGCATACATTGCCAACGCACCTGACAATCCAGATGAAGTCATTCAAAAAAA GGATACTTGTCGTCTGATGATTCGTAAAATACAGTTCGCCCCAGCTAACAACAAGGCCGGAGCCAAGGCTGATCTATCCAAGCAGTTTATGATGAGTGACAAACCAGTGCACTTGGAGGcttcccttgaaaaagag GTTTATTACCATGGAGATCCAATAACCGTTAAAGTGCAAATCAACAATGAAACCAACAAGACTGTGAAGAAAATCAAAATCTCAG TTAACCAGCTCACAAGTGTGGTCCTCTACTCATCTGACACTTATGTCAAGGAAGTCTGTGCTCAAGAGTTTGG AGAGACCGTAAATGCCATCTCTACATTTGAGAAGTCCTTCCAAGTAACCCCCCTGCTTgccaacaacaaagaaaagcgAGGTCTTGCAGTCGATGGACGTCTAAAAGATCAGGACACCAACTTAGCATCCACAACGCT GAGTCAAGGAGAGAAGGAGATGCAGGGAATTATTATCTCCTACAAAGTCAAGGTCACTCTTACAGTTTCGAGTGGAGG CTTGCTGGGTGGTTTGACAGGACG TGATGTTGTCGTGGAACTTCCTGTGACACTGATGTCCCCAAAGCCTGCAG GTCAGATATCACAGTTAACACCACGGATGGTTGAAGCAGCCAGTCAAGGAAAATCATCTCTCATGCagagaacacagaacacaaaggaACTCATTATCAGCAAAGAAGAGCACAAATGCTCAAATTTCCCCTGTATATATTCAATTCTATTATAA